One genomic region from Tachysurus vachellii isolate PV-2020 chromosome 22, HZAU_Pvac_v1, whole genome shotgun sequence encodes:
- the tamm41 gene encoding phosphatidate cytidylyltransferase, mitochondrial isoform X2 produces the protein MDDLLHWKTLYIAGRLHKPVRILLQKESTKLRAALVANLKSAVIASFLMLPESFSEEELFLNIAGLSYSGDFRMVIGEDKSKVSNIVKDNMEHFRILYKNILQECPQVVYKPQQGKLEVDKSPEGQFTQLMALPHTLQQQITRLVDPPGKNRDVEEILLQLAHDPDCGLLVQQGISTIVKTSSITQSAKGIVTAGLVKTVSYSVKKLRKMLKGWRRKTP, from the exons ATGGATGACCTGCTTCACTGGAAAACCTTGTATATAGCAGGCAGACTGCACAAACCT GTGCGGATTCTGTTGCAGAAGGAGAGCACAAAGCTGCGAGCGGCTTTGGTGGCCAATCTGAAGAGTGCAGTGATTGCCTCCTTCCTCATGCTTCCAGAGAGTTTCTCAGAGGAAGAGCTTTTCCTCAACATCGCTGGACTCTCGTACTCCG GGGATTTCAGGATGGTGATTGGTGAAGATAAATCCAAAGTTTCCAACATTGTGAAGGACAACATGGAGCACTTCCGGATCttgtataaaaatattctcCAAGAATGTCCACAGGTGGTTTATAAGCCACAGCAGGGGAAGCTGGAG GTGGATAAGAGTCCAGAAGGCCAGTTTACCCAGCTAATGGCTCTACCTCACACGCTACAGCAGCAGATCACACGGCTGGTGGATCCTCCGGGGAAGAACCGTGATGTGGAGGAGATCCTGCTGCAGCTCGCTCATGACCCAGACTGCGGTCTGCTCGTACAGCAAG GAATCTCCACAATTGTGAAAACTTCCAGCATAACACAAAGTGCCAAAGGAATTGTTACAGCAG GCCTCGTGAAAACGGTGTCCTACAGTGTGAAAAAGCTTCGGAAGATGCTCAAAGGTTGGAGGAGGAAGACCCCATGA
- the tamm41 gene encoding phosphatidate cytidylyltransferase, mitochondrial isoform X1, with translation MALTALQNTGVFYRRILSQFPQDISLAFAYGSGVFKQSGASQGQMRNNMLDFVFAVDDPIKWHSMNLTDNRKHYSVLKYLGPKYISSIQNDYGARVYYNTLIPSEERLIKYGVISTDALMDDLLHWKTLYIAGRLHKPVRILLQKESTKLRAALVANLKSAVIASFLMLPESFSEEELFLNIAGLSYSGDFRMVIGEDKSKVSNIVKDNMEHFRILYKNILQECPQVVYKPQQGKLEVDKSPEGQFTQLMALPHTLQQQITRLVDPPGKNRDVEEILLQLAHDPDCGLLVQQGISTIVKTSSITQSAKGIVTAGLVKTVSYSVKKLRKMLKGWRRKTP, from the exons atggcTCTCACGGCGTTACAAAACACGGGTGTGTTTTATCGTAGGATTCTGTCTCAGTTTCCACAAGACATTAGCTTAGCTTTTGCCTATGGATCTGGAGTATTTAAACAGTCTGGGGCCAGTCAAGGTCAGATGCGG AATAACATGCTGGACTTTGTGTTTGCTGTGGATGACCCCATCAAGTGGCACAGCATGAACTTAACAGACAACAGAAAACATTACTCTGTTCTGAAATATCTTGGTCCAAAATACATCAGCAGCATTCAGAATGACTATGGAGCCAGAGTGTACTACAACACCCTAATACCCTCGGAGGAAAGG CTGATCAAGTATGGTGTCATCAGCACGGACGCCCTGATGGATGACCTGCTTCACTGGAAAACCTTGTATATAGCAGGCAGACTGCACAAACCT GTGCGGATTCTGTTGCAGAAGGAGAGCACAAAGCTGCGAGCGGCTTTGGTGGCCAATCTGAAGAGTGCAGTGATTGCCTCCTTCCTCATGCTTCCAGAGAGTTTCTCAGAGGAAGAGCTTTTCCTCAACATCGCTGGACTCTCGTACTCCG GGGATTTCAGGATGGTGATTGGTGAAGATAAATCCAAAGTTTCCAACATTGTGAAGGACAACATGGAGCACTTCCGGATCttgtataaaaatattctcCAAGAATGTCCACAGGTGGTTTATAAGCCACAGCAGGGGAAGCTGGAG GTGGATAAGAGTCCAGAAGGCCAGTTTACCCAGCTAATGGCTCTACCTCACACGCTACAGCAGCAGATCACACGGCTGGTGGATCCTCCGGGGAAGAACCGTGATGTGGAGGAGATCCTGCTGCAGCTCGCTCATGACCCAGACTGCGGTCTGCTCGTACAGCAAG GAATCTCCACAATTGTGAAAACTTCCAGCATAACACAAAGTGCCAAAGGAATTGTTACAGCAG GCCTCGTGAAAACGGTGTCCTACAGTGTGAAAAAGCTTCGGAAGATGCTCAAAGGTTGGAGGAGGAAGACCCCATGA